The window ATAATGTATTTGTTAAAGAAACTGATCATAAATCATACTTATAAGTATTTAAAACTTTAATTGATGGTGAAGTAAAAATTTTGTCATAGTGTTGTGCGTATTTTAAATAAGTTTTTGCTAATGTAGTTTTGTTATTTTCATTATCATCCTTAAAATTGGATAAATAATTACGTTTATAAAGTGAAGCAAAGGCTCCTAATTCGTTTTTTGTTTTAATATTAGTATCACCAACAAAAATTAAATCATCATTATTTCCATCTAATCTATCAATATAGTCCATCACATTTCCTAATTGATATGCCTCATTTAATTCCTTTGAGCCTTGTTTAATATTAATTTTTAAATTTTTATTACCATAAGTATGATCATGTTTGCTAGTTTTATGTTCGTTTGCTCCTGGTGAATCTAAATGACTAGCGACAATTGTAAAATTAAATTTGTTATCTAAAGTTTGAAATTCATAGGCATAAGGCGGACGTGAATAAGTAATTTTAGTATTATCATTCCAGTTCTTAAAATATTGTTCAAACAAAATATCTTTATTATCATTGTTTTTGTAAATATATTCTTGAACTGGTTTTATTATATTAGCTTTATAAAAGAAGCCAATTCGTTCAGTTTGTGATTCATTGCCTTTTGAAAATAAGTTTTTTGATAGCACATAATTTCAATTAGCTGTTTGATCAAATTGATTTTTGTGTAAATTTAATTCTTT is drawn from Ureaplasma parvum serovar 3 str. ATCC 27815 and contains these coding sequences:
- a CDS encoding endonuclease/exonuclease/phosphatase family protein codes for the protein MKNNKSRKWVITISLTLLIILIASAVIGVVFYLKNKKKNDTSVNNDSYIIQNNNNSLKEQPNSTRSFLNQKTICVGHWNVLNQGGINQLKNEALAKVILKSNVDVIALTEINSAKNNEHDDLPMRAILKELNLHKNQFDQTANWNYVLSKNLFSKGNESQTERIGFFYKANIIKPVQEYIYKNNDNKDILFEQYFKNWNDNTKITYSRPPYAYEFQTLDNKFNFTIVASHLDSPGANEHKTSKHDHTYGNKNLKINIKQGSKELNEAYQLGNVMDYIDRLDGNNDDLIFVGDTNIKTKNELGAFASLYKRNYLSNFKDDNENNKTTLAKTYLKYAQHYDKIFTSPSIKVLNTYKYDLWSVSLTNTLLDKNWKLAFLKTYFRSLSNQQMQNIVDNWDEIAKSNDVYIKKATSIISDHTLVAVNIKIDENDIIDEN